The following proteins come from a genomic window of Pichia kudriavzevii chromosome 1, complete sequence:
- a CDS encoding uncharacterized protein (PKUD0A11110; similar to Saccharomyces cerevisiae YNL240C (NAR1); ancestral locus Anc_2.4), with protein MTSLLSADDLNDFIKPSVACIKPVEEKQRDHVELEIEEVEIEANGEVKKSGRKLERAQISLTDCLACSGCITSSEEVLVAQHSYKEFINFWNENKDFEYVLSLSQQVRASLSNAFDIDVKKMDIVLYKLFSEYFNFQYMVSVNLGRRIAYDAMFKEIENRDVSDKCVMTSICPGWVLYVEKTHKEILNKLSNVKSPQYITGKLIKEVLKKDETKVYNLAIMPCFDKKLEASRDDVVDCVITPRELISMIEEDERIDIDKIIEEVLNEKVDYGDFIRKISPSGWFEEGDCGWGDDLGDASGGYATNYLMKCQDKFGGEIVEIKGRNEDIVELQLVVDGEVRRRAGIINGFKNIQNLVRKLKGDKSKATRRTLVSRRRGRGGVTRDEEVPKREIDLTECNVVQVMACPGGCANGGGQIAVGEEGSSEEWLGQVLIRYRELPSETISNEKLLAWSHRHGLDTHVVSPTRVVSQQDNNLDEMADPTQLFSSW; from the coding sequence ATGACATCGCTATTATCAGCAGATGACTTGAATGATTTTATAAAACCCAGTGTCGCATGTATCAAGCCGgtggaagaaaaacagCGGGATCatgttgaacttgaaatcGAAGAGGTGGAGATAGAGGCAAATGGAGAAGTTAAAAAATCAGGACGCAAACTAGAAAGAGCTCAGATATCGTTGACAGACTGTCTTGCATGTTCGGGATGTATTACATCTAGTGAGGAAGTCTTAGTTGCACAACACAGTTATAAGGagtttatcaatttctgGAATGAGAATAAGGACTTTGAATATGTTCTAAGTCTCAGTCAGCAAGTGCGTGCCAGTCTATCAAATgcatttgatattgacGTTAAGAAAATGGATATTGTACTCTACAAGTTATTCAGCGAGTATTTCAACTTTCAGTATATGGTCAGTGTTAATCTTGGGAGAAGAATTGCTTATGATGCAATGTTCAAGGAAATTGAGAATAGAGATGTCTCTGATAAATGTGTCATGACAAGCATATGCCCTGGATGGGTGTTATACGTTGAAAAAACTCATAAAGAGATACTAAACAAACTAAGCAATGTGAAGTCACCACAGTATATTACAGGTAAACTTATAAAGGAGGTCTTGAAGAAAGACGAAACTAAGGTTTACAATTTGGCTATTATGCCATGTTTTGATAAGAAACTAGAAGCTAGTAGGGACGATGTTGTTGACTGTGTGATTACTCCGCGTGAGTTGATCAGCAtgattgaagaagatgaaagaattgatatTGACAAGATCATCGAGGAAGTATTGAATGAGAAAGTAGATTATGGTGATTTTATCAGGAAAATATCACCATCTGGATGGTTTGAGGAGGGAGATTGTGGCTGGGGAGATGATTTGGGAGATGCAAGCGGCGGTTATGCCACAAACTATCTTATGAAATGTCAGGATAAATTTGGAGGTGAGATCGTTGAGATAAAGGGTAGAAACGAGGATATCGTTGAGCTGCAGTTAGTTGTCGATGGTGAGGTGAGGAGAAGGGCTGGGATAATCAATGGGTTTAAGAATATACAGAACCTGGTACGTAAACTGAAAGGAGATAAGAGTAAAGCTACACGGAGAACGCTAGTGAGTAGAAGAAGAGGCAGGGGAGGTGTTACTCGGGACGAGGAGGTCCCCAAGCGGGAGATTGACCTCACAGAGTGCAACGTTGTGCAGGTGATGGCGTGTCCTGGAGGATGTGCCAATGGTGGGGGCCAAATTGCCGTTGGCGAAGAAGGATCGAGTGAGGAATGGTTAGGTCAGGTTCTCATTCGGTACAGAGAGCTTCCTAGCGAGACCATCTCGAATGAGAAACTACTTGCATGGTCTCATAGGCACGGATTGGATACACATGTCGTCTCACCAACTAGAGTAGTATCACAACAAGACAATAATCTAGACGAAATGGCCGATCCTACACAGCTCTTTTCATCGTGGTAA
- a CDS encoding uncharacterized protein (PKUD0A11160; similar to Saccharomyces cerevisiae YER100W (UBC6); ancestral locus Anc_7.392): MSTQAYKRLNKEYKQIQANPPPFIIARPSESNILDWHYIITGPPGTPYEGGQYHGRVTFPSDYPFKPPRIKMCTPSGRFEINTRLCLSMSDFHEESWNPSWSVATIITGLLSFMTGDESTTGSIVTSKQTKVQLALKSKEFNTYSNPPFKEVFPDVWEQNLKDLQAMKEAVKPSQKQSESTADIKGADSKTQVVNSCDEIEDPEDKIRAEMLKSKGAESGDAKKGGKKPVKEDGISSLKLMAFIIFVAIVVKSCGFI; encoded by the coding sequence ATGTCTACACAAGCATATAAAAGACTCAACAAGGAGTATAAACAGATACAAGCTAATCCGCCACCTTTTATTATTGCCAGACCTTCTGAGTCCAATATTTTAGATTGGCATTACATCATCACTGGGCCTCCAGGAACCCCGTATGAAGGTGGGCAGTATCATGGGCGTGTCACATTTCCTAGTGATTATCCCTTCAAGCCTCCTAGGATTAAGATGTGTACGCCATCGggaagatttgaaatcaataccaGGTTGTGTCTGAGTATGTCTGACTTCCATGAGGAATCATGGAATCCGTCATGGTCGGTAGCTACTATCATCACTGGGTTGTTATCCTTCATGACTGGAGATGAGAGTACCACCGGAAGTATTGTCACAAGTAAACAAACAAAGGTCCAACTGGCTTTGAAGTCTAAAGAGTTCAATACATACTCTAATCCACCATTTAAGGAAGTTTTCCCGGATGTATGGGAGcaaaatttgaaggatcTCCAAGCAATGAAGGAAGCTGTGAAACCGAGCCAGAAGCAATCCGAATCCACGGCTGATATTAAAGGGGCAGATAGCAAAACGCAAGTAGTTAATAGCTGTGACGAAATAGAAGATCCCGAGGACAAGATCCGTGCAGAAATGCTCAAATCAAAGGGTGCCGAAAGTGGCGATGCAAAAAAGGGTGGAAAGAAACCAGTGAAAGAAGATGGCATTAGTTCACTGAAATTGATGgctttcatcattttcgtTGCCATTGTAGTCAAATCCTGTGGATTCATCTAG
- a CDS encoding uncharacterized protein (PKUD0A11150; similar to Saccharomyces cerevisiae YBL068W (PRS4) and YER099C (PRS2); ancestral locus Anc_7.391) encodes MPVISDQNMSTKELKNNIKVLAANSHPELALAICQRLKTPLSNIEAIQFDNNESAVVIQDSVRDEDVYIVQTGCGGFEKLNDYLMELLMMIHACTQASARNITAVIPNFPYARQDRKDKSRVPISAKLIANLLTTAGCNHVITMDLHASQIQGFFSIPVDNLYAEPIVLKWIKDTYKVTADIMMVSPDAGGAKRVASLADKLDTQFALIHKERAKANEVSRMVLVGDVKDKCCILVDDMADTCGTLCKASDILLEEGAKEVIAIVTHGIFSGTAIDKLNNSSLKKIICTNSMPLSEHVKACPILEILDISPILAEAIRRLHNGESISYLFNNVVV; translated from the coding sequence ATGCCTGTAATATCAGATCAAAACATGTCTACTAAAGAGCTAAAAAATAACATAAAGGTTTTAGCGGCAAATTCGCATCCTGAATTAGCTCTGGCTATATGCCAAAGGTTGAAGACACCACTTTCGAATATCGAAGCTATCCAATTCGACAATAATGAAAGCGCTGTTGTTATCCAAGATTCGGTAAGAGATGAAGATGTATACATTGTACAAACTGGATGCGGTGgttttgagaaattgaatgaTTACTTGATGGAGTTGTTAATGATGATCCATGCATGTACCCAAGCATCTGCTAGGAATATCACAGCTGTTATTCCTAACTTTCCCTATGCAAGACAAGATAGAAAGGATAAGAGCAGAGTCCCAATCAGTGCTAAGTTGATTGCCAATCTCTTGACTACTGCTGGCTGTAACCATGTCATCACGATGGATTTGCATGCTTCTCAAATACAAGGTTTTTTCAGTATACCTGTTGATAATCTATATGCTGAACCAATTGTTCTTAAATGGATTAAAGATACCTACAAAGTCACTGCTGATATAATGATGGTTTCTCCAGACGCCGGAGGTGCTAAGAGAGTTGCTTCGTTGGCTGATAAGTTGGATACACAATTTGCATTGATTCATAAAGAGCGTGCCAAGGCCAACGAGGTTAGTAGAATGGTGTTAGTAGGTGATGTTAAAGATAAGTGCTGTATTTTAGTCGATGATATGGCCGACACTTGTGGTACTTTGTGTAAAGCTTCTGACATTCTCTTAGAAGAAGGTGCAAAGGAAGTTATTGCTATTGTCACACATGGTATATTTAGTGGTACtgcaattgataaattgaaCAACAGTTCATTAAAAAAGATCATATGCACAAATTCTATGCCTTTAAGCGAACATGTTAAAGCATGCCctattttggaaattctGGATATAAGTCCTATCCTAGCAGAAGCTATTAGAAGATTGCATAACGGAGAATCGATCTCCTATCTTTTTAataatgttgttgtttga
- a CDS encoding uncharacterized protein (PKUD0A11140; similar to Saccharomyces cerevisiae YBL061C (SKT5) and YER096W (SHC1); ancestral locus Anc_7.386), with protein MSHPYRTHLNNSIGDDISRSKSPLNLDRLSDSGSINPHQVLSNKQTTANIKKPHPFLQHLPQEVSKSLESLHLTSSKQGSFESTSNNNFPSSGSTTSNNSTHSLNTHSNQNSVTQLSSIREMLSDNSSKLSQNSSKSLIASKSTQDSSLSKFNRNETHNANLKLPEVSLNQDDEICLSSSENIVKEKLVERIPKNIKKPVKSILKNSSKSPSPSSSILSSASNHNHIKDNVNKIQITNKTDDTNNCNDKDKQNLLNTLQNTGIEDRLPLPDKSHLKISNPLGNEAKDTFLPHLHERTRSTANLIHPVLNSQVKPIQQLTEEGTSQERDVIPNSLSTTTVNLLPLERSIDLYRQNARKMKNNPEVLFSFAQVLIMTSLSKRTENPLSDKEKQKLLDEACTALKRAAKLGYIEAQYYLGDAYSVGLFNKGKPELGKSLTYFETAGKSKHAESAYRTAICYKKGWGCTRDARKVVKFLEIAAMNNHPVAMMEYGIYAFHGLMGFPEDVNTKKSGISWLRRATECATELSCGAPYELALIHINGFKDIVIKDTNYAVRLLFQASNLGHAKSAALLGKFYEIGDIVEPNADLSIHFYNIAASLGDVDGMMGLCSWYFVGTDHLEQDYDEAFAWAKRAAESHKYKKAMLLLEKFYAKGIGCDVDMAKSKYWGDLAKEKEKKK; from the coding sequence ATGTCTCATCCATATAGGACACATCTAAACAACAGTATTGGAGATGACATTTCACGTTCCAAGTCGCCACTAAATCTAGATCGGTTATCTGATTCTGGCAGTATCAATCCCCACCAAGTGTTATCGAATAAACAGACCACTgcaaacataaaaaaaccTCATCCTTTTTTGCAGCACTTACCACAAGAAGTTTCCAAATCCTTAGAGTCGTTGCATTTAACGTCCTCTAAACAGGGCTCCTTCGAGTCAACATCTAACAATAATTTTCCCTCGAGTGGTTCGACGACATCAAATAACTCAACCCATTCTCTAAATACCCattcaaaccaaaattCAGTAACTCAACTGAGTAGCATACGTGAAATGCTCAGTGACAATTCTTCCAaactttctcaaaattCGTCCAAAAGTTTAATAGCTTCTAAATCAACACAAGATTCTTCGTTATCAAAGTTCAATCGTAATGAGACTCACAATGCTAATCTCAAACTACCAGAAGTTTCTCTCAACCAAGATGATGAGATTTGCTTGTCTTCCTCCGAAAATATTGTGAAGGAAAAACTTGTGGAACGTATCCCgaaaaacataaaaaagCCTGTTAAATCGattctgaaaaattcatcaaaatcaccttcaccttcttcCTCTATTCTTTCATCTGCTAGTAACCACAACCACATAAAAGATAATGTcaacaaaattcaaattacTAATAAAACTGATGATACCAATAACTGTAATGATAAGGATAAACAAAATCTTCTTAACACTCTACAGAACACTGGTATCGAGGATCGGTTGCCGTTACCTGACAAATCACACTTGAAGATTTCCAATCCCTTAGGCAATGAAGCAAAAGACACTTTCCTTCCTCATTTGCACGAAAGGACAAGATCGACCGCAAACTTGATTCATCCCGTTCTTAATTCTCAGGTCAAACCAATTCAGCAGCTGACCGAAGAGGGCACCAGCCAGGAAAGGGATGTTATACCGAACTCATTATCAACTACTACGGTTAATCTCTTACCTTTAGAGAGATCCATCGATCTATATAGACAAAATGCCaggaagatgaagaataaTCCCGAAGTTTTATTTTCGTTTGCACAAGTTCTGATTATGACATCACTATCAAAAAGAACTGAAAATCCTTTGTCTGACAAGGAAAAACAGAAGCTATTAGATGAAGCGTGTACTGCTTTGAAAAGGGCAGCCAAACTCGGCTATATTGAAGCACAATATTATTTGGGTGATGCATATTCTGTCGGCTTATTCAATAAAGGTAAGCCTGAATTGGGTAAGTCTTTAACATACTTTGAAACTGCAGGTAAGTCCAAACATGCTGAGAGTGCTTATAGAACAGCCATTTGTTACAAGAAAGGTTGGGGTTGCACAAGAGATGCACGTAAGGTTGTGAAATTTCTAGAGATTGCGGCAATGAATAATCATCCTGTTGCAATGATGGAATATGGTATATACGCATTTCATGGACTGATGGGCTTTCCTGAAGATGtcaatacaaaaaaatccGGTATTAGTTGGTTAAGAAGAGCAACCGAATGTGCAACTGAACTTAGTTGCGGGGCCCCATATGAACTGGCATTAATTCACATCAACGGTTTTAAAGATATTGTCATTAAAGATACAAACTATGCGGTTAGGTTATTATTTCAAGCTTCTAACCTGGGGCATGCCAAATCAGCTGCTTTATTGGGCAAGTTCTATGAGATTGGTGACATTGTTGAGCCAAATGCAGATTTATCCATTCATTTTTATAATATAGCCGCAAGTTTAGGTGATGTAGATGGTATGATGGGGTTATGTTCGTGGTATTTTGTTGGAACAGACCATTTGGAACAAGATTATGATGAAGCATTTGCATGGGCTAAACGTGCTGCAGAAAGCCATAAGTATAAAAAGGCGATGCTGCTActtgaaaagttttatGCGAAAGGTATAGGGTGTGATGTTGATATGGCTAAATCTAAATATTGGGGTGATTTggcaaaggaaaaagagaaaaagaaatga
- a CDS encoding uncharacterized protein (PKUD0A11120; similar to Saccharomyces cerevisiae YNL237W (YTP1); ancestral locus Anc_2.7): MTPRLKYAAIFLLIALVVAHEGMSMDEPGPEAESQRNSLHEHWKTRTFHWLVSLFILVITPSVGAAYAVANRTIVSLGIQVICQIYAFLEALFFRFNDVNGHENSTSRGTAWFMVFFYIGLIVNGLAAKRIQSKVINITYKVLSCAVVLLGLIKLAMSVVAMLGFCYDSHTGQCNAHGIMGMSFIFYGFILSMSLMIPWLRHNNGRYSQEMYDSTVITIWGIINTFTEHRPWEPWSHSDYQHTSMGIIFWCAGMLGMYLSLGKKRNFVPALTLIFTGYAMSEHVQELIISTKVHAFFGIVLMAGGFSRIMEISFLLDDQDEPVDKEIRSFQYLAPFALVLSGVLFMSATEEQLQLVVNMGADHSAYILVIISAACLLQLWILSILQLYLNLATANDSYKQVGEELELSDLEV, translated from the coding sequence ATGACACCCAGATTGAAGTATGCGGCtatatttttattgatAGCACTCGTGGTAGCACATGAAGGAATGAGTATGGACGAGCCGGGGCCAGAGGCAGAGTCACAAAGAAATTCATTGCATGAACATTGGAAAACCCGAACATTTCATTGGTTGGTTTCATTATTCATTCTAGTGATAACACCAAGTGTGGGTGCAGCATATGCTGTAGCAAATAGGACGATTGTGTCATTAGGTATTCAGGTTATATGCCAAATTTATGCGTTTCTGGAGGCATtatttttcagattcaaTGATGTCAATGGACATGAAAATTCTACCAGTAGAGGCACTGCATGGTTCATGGTATTCTTCTACATTGGATTGATTGTGAACGGTTTGGCCGCTAAAAGGATACAAAGTAAGGTTATCAATATAACTTATAAAGTTTTATCATGTGCCGTTGTTTTGCTAGGATTGATTAAATTAGCCATGTCGGTTGTTGCAATGCTTGGGTTTTGTTACGACTCACATACTGGACAATGTAATGCACATGGTATAATGGGTATGTCATTTATATTTTACGGTTTCATtctttcaatgtctttgaTGATACCATGGCTTAGACATAACAATGGAAGATATTCACAAGAAATGTATGATTCAACAGTTATAACCATCTGGGGGATTATCAATACATTCACCGAACACAGGCCATGGGAACCATGGTCCCATAGTGACTACCAACACACAAGTATGGGTATTATATTTTGGTGCGCAGGTATGCTCGGAATGTATCTATCTTTGGGCAAAAAGAGGAATTTTGTTCCTGCATTGACGTTGATCTTCACAGGATATGCGATGTCAGAGCATGTGCAAGAGCTGATCATTTCAACTAAAGTGCATGCGTTTTTCGGTATTGTGTTAATGGCTGGTGGGTTTTCCCGTATAATGgaaatttcatttcttttaGATGACCAGGATGAGCCAGTAGATAAAGAGATCAGAAGTTTCCAATATTTAGCGCCCTTTGCGCTTGTTTTGAGTGGTGTACTATTCATGTCTGCAACTGAGGAACAACTGCAACTTGTTGTTAATATGGGGGCTGATCACTCTGCATACATACTGGTTATTATTAGTGCTGCTTGCTTGTTGCAGTTGTGGATTTTATCCATTTTGCAACTGTATTTAAATTTGGCTACTGCCAATGACTCCTATAAACAAGTTGGGGAAGAGCTGGAGTTATCCGACCTTGAGGTCtaa
- a CDS encoding uncharacterized protein (PKUD0A11130; similar to Saccharomyces cerevisiae YBL067C (UBP13) and YER098W (UBP9); ancestral locus Anc_7.390): MIILFYIILLPVWCSLIIIKVLPNCQMLKRFKSLSTKGTTREKEPEESEKEFVANPAFSKSKAKSNQKPQNKNDTNILKGVTSRSANNSKSSRNAEKDTKLKLMKTTYSSEEISALEFGIINHNDLKLPYGNGSEKLFGIENYGYNCYVTSIFQCLYHTPNFRRAILEYGFAKDKRRKRKFDVPGKNPDQIPQAVSNPPHHSQNQQSGSQDASNQPVQKKGFFSTNKSNEHVEQHEEPLNKMYHQDNFRLSSYQDKKLKRRLTSQYPALKKLEFNYFENSQGNVTLVGLIDDPDASLEWRKRSALIRGPIINLDHGYNEEYGLKAENMFTVLKDAFECIAENKSNTGVLSPYNLIEVLKRENIMFRNAQHQDAHEFLNFLVNNILESLGLQHSEQLITDIFEGELISETKCLSCDNSSFRTESFLDLSVDIEPDSSITNCLKLYSKIEMLNENNKFYCENCYSYQEAAKSIKLKRIPKVIAFHLKRFKYSEQLGRMVKMFYRVEYPKTLRIATTEDDTKLEKLYELYGVVVHIGGGPYHGHYVSLVKTELYGWLLFDDETIEKIDEDFVFKFFGDGTGLSTAYLLFYREIEDEDKYLDEQLYYADSGSDYDSEDHVSELDKTLFSANIEFSFEDDDVECGNSSDFLSLLPHQIPVAATSGVSQIPTPPATPLGYIVPEQQPHCPTQAQAQAHTQSQTIVPTANTVEVPSHRSSIFSLRRKREK, from the coding sequence ATGATTATTTTATTCTATATAATCCTTTTGCCTGTCTGGTGTTCTCTAATTATAATCAAGGTGCTCCCTAATTGCCAAATGTTAAAGCGGTTCAAAAGTCTGTCTACTAAAGGCACTACACGAGAGAAGGAACCAGAGGAATCGGAGAAGGAGTTCGTGGCTAACCCCGCATTTTCGAAGTCTAAAGCAAAGTCGAACCAGAAACCACAGAACAAGAACGATACTAATATACTAAAGGGTGTAACCAGTCGTTCTGCAAAtaattccaaatcttctaGAAATGCTGAAAAAGATACAAAACTCAAGCTTATGAAAACTACATATAGCTCCGAAGAAATTTCAGCACTTGAATTTGGGATTATTAATCATAACGATTTGAAGTTACCTTATGGCAACGGGTCTGAAAAACTATTTGGGATAGAGAACTATGGCTATAATTGCTATGTAacatcaatttttcaatgtttaTACCACACCCCTAATTTTCGCAGAGCTATATTGGAATATGGATTTGCCAAAGATAAACGGAGAAAGAGGAAGTTTGATGTCCCCGGGAAAAATCCAGATCAGATCCCACAGGCGGTCTCAAACCCGCCGCATCATTCACAAAACCAACAATCAGGAAGTCAAGATGCTTCCAACCAACCAGTGCAAAAGAAAGGATTTTTCAGCACAAATAAGTCAAACGAGCATGTCGAACAGCACGAGGAACCGCTGAATAAAATGTACCATCAAGATAACTTTCGATTATCCTCTTATCAAGACAAGAAGTTAAAAAGACGTCTAACTTCCCAGTATCCAGCGTTAAAAAAACTGGAGTTTaactattttgaaaattcacAAGGGAATGTGACTTTAGTTGGATTGATTGATGATCCCGATGCTTCGCTTGAATGGCGCAAAAGGAGTGCATTAATTCGAGGGCCCATTATTAACTTGGATCATGGCTATAATGAAGAGTATGGTCTGAAAGCGGAAAATATGTTTACGGTTTTGAAGGATGCATTCGAATGCATAgctgaaaataaatcaaatacaGGGGTGCTATCGCCGTATAATTTGATCGAAGTTCTTAAACGTGAGAATATTATGTTCAGGAATGCACAGCATCAAGATGCCCACGAGTTTCTTAATTTTCTTGTCAACAATATTCTAGAAAGTCTCGGATTGCAACATAGTGAACAGTTAATAACCGACATTTTTGAAGGAGAATTAATATCTGAAACTAAATGTTTAAGTTGTGataattcttcttttagGACAGAATCATTTTTAGATTTGTCTGTTGATATAGAACCCGACAGTTCAATCACAAATTGCTTGAAATTGTATTCTAAAATCGAAATGTTAAACGAAAACAATAAGTTCTATTGTGAAAACTGTTATTCGTACCAAGAAGCAGCGAAGTCTATTAAGCTCAAAAGGATTCCTAAAGTGATAGCTTTccatttgaaaagatttaAGTATTCTGAGCAGCTAGGTCGGATGGTGAAGATGTTTTATCGTGTTGAATACCCTAAAACCCTAAGAATAGCTACAACGGAAGATGACACTAAACTAGAGAAACTTTATGAGTTATACGGGGTTGTTGTGCATATTGGTGGTGGTCCTTATCATGGGCATTATGTTTCACTAGTAAAAACAGAGCTCTATGGGTGGTTACTATTTGACGATGAAACCATAGAAAagattgatgaagattttgtATTTAAGTTTTTTGGTGACGGTACAGGTCTATCAACAGCGTACCTTCTATTTTACAGGGAaattgaggatgaagaCAAATACCTTGATGAACAGCTTTACTATGCTGATTCTGGAAGCGATTATGATTCGGAAGATCATGTCAGTGAACTTGATAAGACATTATTTTCTGCGAATATTGAATTTTcgtttgaagatgatgacgTTGAATGTGGTAATTCCTCGGATTTTCTCTCCTTATTACCTCACCAAATACCTGTTGCAGCAACCTCAGGCGTCTCTCAAATTCCAacaccaccagcaacaccGCTTGGTTATATAGTACCAGAACAGCAGCCGCATTGTCCGacacaagcacaagcacaagcacaTACACAATCACAGACTATTGTACCAACAGCAAATACTGTTGAGGTGCCGAGCCATCGCAGTTCGATATTTTCGCTGCGTCggaaaagagaaaaatga
- a CDS encoding uncharacterized protein (PKUD0A11100; similar to Saccharomyces cerevisiae YNL241C (ZWF1); ancestral locus Anc_2.3) — translation MGVQFIENTIIVVFGASGDLAKKKTFPALFGLFREGQLSETTKIIGFARSKLSNDDLRNRIKPYLKLNKRTDAERQSLEKFLQILEYHQSNYDDSEGFEKLEKLINKYDDEANVKESHRLYYLALPPSVFTTVATMLKKHCHPGDSGIARLIVEKPFGHDLSSSRELQKSLAPLWNEDELFRIDHYLGKEMVKNLIPLRFSNTFLSSSWNNQFIDTIQITFKENFGTEGRGGYFDSIGIIRDVIQNHLLQVLTIVLMEKPADFNGESIRDEKVKVLKAIEQIDFNNVLVGQYDKSEDGSKPGYLDDDTVNPDSKAVTYAALVLNVANERWNNVPIILKAGKALNQSKVEIRIQFKPVENGIFKNSARNELVIRIQPNEAMYLKMNIKVPGVSNQVSISEMDLTYKNRYSSEFYIPEAYESLIKDALMDDHSNFVRDDELDISWALFTPLLEHIEGPDGPTPTKYPYGSRGPKEIDEFLRNHGYVKEPRENYQWPLTTPKELNSSKF, via the coding sequence ATGGGTGTCCAGTTTATCGAAAATACCATTATCGTTGTCTTTGGTGCGTCTGGAGATTTAGCCAAGAAGAAGACTTTCCCCGCCCTGTTTGGACTATTCAGGGAGGGCCAGCTCTCAGAAACAACCAAAATCATTGGGTTTGCTCGATCAAAACTATCAAATGATGACTTGAGGAACAGAATAAAGCCGtacttgaaattgaacaagaGAACAGATGCTGAAAGGCAGTCTCTGGAGAAGTTTCTGCAGATTCTCGAGTATCACCAGTCAAACTACGACGACAGtgaaggttttgaaaaattggagaagCTAATCAATAAGTACGACGATGAGGCAAACGTGAAAGAGTCTCACAGGTTGTACTATTTGGCTTTACCACCGTCTGTCTTTACAACCGTTGCAacaatgttgaaaaaacatTGTCATCCAGGTGATTCTGGTATTGCTAGGCTAATTGTCGAGAAACCCTTTGGCCATGACTTGAGCTCGTCCCGTGAGCTACAAAAGTCTTTAGCTCCACTTTGgaatgaagatgaattgTTTAGAATTGATCATTATTTGGGCAAAGAAATGGTTAAGAATTTAATTCCTTTGAGGTTTTCAAATACGTTTTTGAGCAGTTCTTGGAAcaatcaatttattgaCACCATCCAAATCACTTTTAAGGAGAACTTTGGAACTGAAGGACGTGGTGGTTACTTTGATTCCATTGGTATAATAAGAGATGTTATCCAAAATCATTTGTTACAAGTCTTGACTATTgttttgatggaaaaaCCAGCGGATTTTAATGGAGAATCTATCAGAGATGAAAAGGTTAAAGTGTTAAAGgcaattgaacaaattgatttcaataatgtGTTGGTAGGTCAATATGATAAATCTGAAGATGGTAGTAAACCTGGTTACTTGGATGATGATACCGTCAATCCAGATTCTAAAGCTGTCACTTATGCTGCCTTAGTTTTAAATGTGGCAAACGAAAGATGGAATAATGTTCCGATCATTCTAAAGGCAGGCAAGGCCTTGAATCAATCCAAGGTGGAAATTAGAATCCAGTTCAAACCAGTAGAAAATggaatcttcaaaaactctGCTAGGAATGAGTTGGTTATTAGGATCCAACCAAACGAGGCaatgtatttgaaaatgaacatCAAAGTACCTGGTGTTTCCAATCAAGTGTCGATTTCAGAAATGGATTTGACTTACAAGAATAGGTATTCCTCCGAATTTTACATTCCAGAAGCTTATGAATCTTTGATTAAAGATGCCTTAATGGATGatcattcaaattttgtTAGAGACGATGAATTGGACATTTCATGGGCTTTGTTCACTCCATTACTAGAACATATCGAAGGCCCCGATGGTCCAACTCCAACCAAGTATCCTTACGGTTCCAGAGGTCCAAAGGAGATTGACGAATTTTTGAGAAACCATGGTTATGTAAAGGAACCAAGAGAAAATTACCAATGGCCATTAACTACTCCTAAAGAATTGAACAGTTCAAAGTTTTAA